The proteins below come from a single Mya arenaria isolate MELC-2E11 chromosome 6, ASM2691426v1 genomic window:
- the LOC128237864 gene encoding sialate O-acetylesterase-like, producing the protein MIVNVLVLLSFVSKVLSALSLASYYGDHMVLQKGPSRSQLWGYADTVGVTVTAQVRPGGDPVHTKTVLHQGPGMVIWKVMLPAEDGAGPYYIDVTSSESNVTINDVMFGDVWVCSGQSNMQFTLSMVNNFSSEIADAENYPDIRLMTVDQQWSATPKFDIEDIEENWTRPNKDAVGHSDWTYFSAVCWLYGKYLYQTLNRPIGLIASTWGGTPIEAWSSNDAMRVCNTTSTNHNSVHASIAPQDKPTQLWNAMIHPLLNMTIYGAIWYQGEANAGAPDSYACRFKAMIDDWRSKFEEASYGQTHAVFPFGFVQLAPNKNESSMVKGFPDIRWHQTYDEGYVPNTELPSVFMAVAADLPDFDSPFGSVHPRDKQDVAHRLVLSALQVAYNNTSMGRYQGPKISAYFSDIGYHTLRLEFDHGEGLGVVVNMNYTGVGFEVCCSRNNQSKCDGTDSNWQPAPLKGSDKYGVTMGSCVDLWTMGVRYLWRESPCGFKNCPVYTKENDLPMAPFIVNGIL; encoded by the exons ATGATTGTTAATGTGTTAGTATTGTTAAGTTTCGTGTCAAAGGTTTTATCAG CCCTTAGTCTGGCCTCATATTATGGGGACCACATGGTGCTGCAAAAAGGCCCATCCAGAAGCCAGTTGTGGGGTTATGCAGACACTGTTGGGGTCACAGTTACCGCGCAAGTGAGGCCCGGAGGGGACCCTGTGCACACAAAGACGGTTCTACATCAGGGCCCCGGTATGGTTATCTGGAAAGTGATGCTTCCTGCAGAAGATG GAGCAGGCCCTTACTATATAGATGTGACGTCAAGCGAGAGCAACGTTACCATCAATGACGTCATGTTCGGTGACGTCTGGGTCTGCTCAGGCCAAAGCAACATGCAGTTCACACTGAGTATG GTGAACAACTTTAGTTCAGAGATTGCGGACGCCGAAAACTACCCAGATATACGTTTGATGACAGTTGATCAACAGTGGTCCGCAACCCCAAAATTTGATATTGAAGACATTGAGGAGAACTGGACAAGACCAAATAAAG atGCTGTAGGTCATTCAGACTGGACGTATTTCTCAGCTGTTTGTTGGCTGTATGGAAAATACCTTTACCAGACTTTGAATCGACCGATCGGATTAATTGCTTCTACATGGGGAGGTACTCCTATTGAGGCATGGTCCTCAAATGACGCAATGCGCGTGTGCAACACAACATCAACCAATCACAACTCGGTACATGCATCGATTGCTCCCCAAGACAAGCCCACGCAGCTTTGGAATGCCATGATCCATCCTCTGCTAAATATGACCATTTATGGGGCTATTTGGTATCAAG GCGAAGCCAACGCTGGGGCACCGGATAGCTACGCCTGCAGGTTCAAGGCAATGATTGACGACTGGAGGTCAAAGTTCGAAGAAGCTTCATATGGTCAAACCCACGCAGTATTTCCATTTGGATTTGTTCAG CTTGCCCCAAACAAGAATGAGTCCTCCATGGTAAAGGGATTCCCTGATATCCGTTGGCACCAGACTTACGACGAAGGTTATGTCCCTAACACAGAGTTGCCCTCTGTGTTTATGGCGGTTGCTGCTGATTTGCCGGACTTCGATTCGCCTTTCGGCAG CGTGCACCCTCGAGACAAGCAGGATGTTGCCCACCGACTCGTGCTATCCGCTCTACAAGTTGCGTACAACAACACCTCAATGGGACGTTACCAAGGCCCTAAAATCTCCGCCTACTTCAGTGATATAGGATACCATACGTTGAGACTGGAGTTTGACCATGGAGAAGGGTTGGGTGTGGTTGTTAATATGAATTATACCGGAGTAGGATTTGAG GTGTGCTGTTCCCGTAATAACCAGTCTAAGTGTGATGGCACGGACTCCAATTGGCAACCCGCTCCATTGAAGGGAAGTGACAAATATGGCGTCACCATGGGCTCATGTGTAGATCTATGGACCATGGGAGTTCGGTACTTGTGGCGCGAGTCGCCGTGTGGGTTTAAGAACTGCCCTGTTTATACAAAAGAAAATGATCTTCCAATGGCACCATTTATTGTCAACGGGATATTATAG